One Narcine bancroftii isolate sNarBan1 chromosome 3, sNarBan1.hap1, whole genome shotgun sequence DNA window includes the following coding sequences:
- the LOC138756405 gene encoding myeloid-associated differentiation marker homolog produces MALLNLQALTSRLGLCRLAAALFTCLAFSLVIHAGAWSGRLGSWCIFAWIFSFTGTTLVLLLELTGLVGKAPVSWRNAPIALAALCSLLCLSASIIYPIYFVDAAGRSEKGYTISATIFSCLATLAYAAEVSYSRARPGETSGYMATVPGLLKVVEAFTACVIFVFVPGAGYTRYPALQWCLAVYSICFILAVIVILLCVTERTAWLPSPLERSLGAYALLCGLLYVSATVVWPIYCFDKRYGSPQRPSHCPGYGTCSWDLQVAVACLTAFNLLVYVADLVHSGRLVFIRTA; encoded by the coding sequence ATGGCCTTGTTGAACCTGCAGGCCCTGACCTCACGGCTGGGCCTCTGCCGGCTGGCAGCAGCCCTCTTCACCTGCCTGGCCTTCAGTCTGGTCATCCATGCCGGGGCCTGGTCGGGTAGGCTGGGCAGCTGGTGCATCTTCGCTTGGATCTTCTCATTCACCGGCACAACGCTAGTGCTGTTGCTGGAGCTCACGGGCCTGGTGGGCAAGGCCCCCGTGTCCTGGCGCAACGCCCCCATCGCCCTGGCAGCCCTGTGCAGCCTGCTCTGCCTCTCGGCCTCCATCATCTATCCCATATACTTCGTGGATGCGGCAGGTCGTTCTGAGAAGGGCTACACCATATCTGCCACCATCTTTTCCTGCCTGGCCACTCTGGCCTATGCCGCTGAGGTCTCCTACAGCCGGGCAAGGCCTGGGGAGACCAGCGGCTACATGGCTACTGTGCCGGGCCTCCTCAAGGTGGTCGAGGCCTTCACGGCCTGTGTGATCTTCGTCTTCGTCCCCGGCGCTGGCTACACCCGCTACCCGGCCTTGCAATGGTGCCTGGCAGTCTACAGCATCTGCTTCATCCTGGCAGTCATTGTCATCCTCCTGTGTGTGACGGAGCGCACGGCCTGGCTCCCCTCACCCCTCGAGCGCTCGCTGGGTGCCTACGCCCTGCTCTGCGGCCTGCTCTACGTCAGCGCCACTGTGGTGTGGCCCATCTACTGCTTCGACAAGCGCTATGGAAGTCCGCAGAGGCCTTCCCACTGCCCGGGCTATGGCACCTGCTCCTGGGACCTGCAGGTGGCTGTGGCCTGCCTCACCGCCTTCAACCTGCTCGTCTATGTGGCCGACCTCGTCCACTCCGGAAGGCTGGTGTTCATCCGAACCGCCTGA